In Porites lutea chromosome 8, jaPorLute2.1, whole genome shotgun sequence, the genomic stretch taaagttattgttttgtacTATGGAGTAGCTTGCGAACGTAGATGCATTTCCGGCTGTCGTTTCTGTCACTTTTTACGAGAAAAGCAAAGACCAGAAATGGAAAGCGTACATAACTTgcaccacccctccccctcctccttccCCCTCCCAAACTCCATCTCTTCAAATTCTCTTTAACCcgttaagccccagtatccacatacaaattctccaaactgatctccatacatttcctttaagaattagctgagagaatttaataaaacatcatggtattttctctttggtgatcatttcactaattctcataacctaatctcttgacgatgtatggatatcgttaggagaaaattgacgttagtcactattgggacttgaagggttaaatGAGCCCTCACTCACCATGCAGAGGAGAAAATGGATCATCAGCGGCATTCAAGCACAGCACAGGTACTCTTATTGTGTGCAGTGGTTTGGTGTGAAGAGTCGCAGCACTGTAGTATTCCTCATAGTTACGATAACCAAATGTTGGAGATGTAAATCTGTCATCAAACTCGCGTATGGTCCTTGACTGCAAATATAACATCCTACGGTATGTCTTAGTATGTAACTATGTTTATGTTAAACTATACAcagcgagcagtctcttatttttctcttGAGAGACGGTAGAATGCGAGCACAAGAAACGAGGGCTCGCGCGGGTTGCATTCAGCGAAGCTGTGAGAAACTAGGGCGGAGCCCGAGCAAAGAAAAACTAGTTAAACTAAGGCAATCACCAGGGGGAATACTCTAGAGttaaagtgacggggatgatcgaaagGAGgcaaaaataaccccaaaaaatcccatacCGAGGgttaaaattttccaaaagaTGGAAATTGAATGTTTGAATGACACGACATGTAAGTAATTACCAGTACGAAACTTGAATTGAATGAACACAGTACCTTTAATACATGATGGATATCAAATGGCAGATTCCCCAAATGACTTTCAAACACCTCCAGGTTACTAAAAGGAGACATATAAAGCCGTTATGTTTGGCCATACCACACTGTTACCGTAACAGCTATTTTTCAGTATAATTATTGTGCTGATCATACAATGAACTCTCTCCATGTTGAATACTGGTAGGTACCCTTCGTGCCGCCTTGGGGCCTTCTATAAATAGAGAGTTATACGTTCTATGATCTTCGCTTTACTCTTTGGATGAAATCTTATGCTGTGAACATTCCAATGCAACCCAATCAATCATCaaatggtactatttgtttcgTATGTTgtcctaacttttgagtctatcctatggtgtgaccattcaaatgaaacctcttcagcagtactttcacatggtgctatttatttagtatgtagttctaacttttgaatctgtggacgaaatcctatggtgtgaccattcaaatgaaacctccccagcagtactttcacatggtactaattatttagtatgtagttctaactgtTGAAtgtgtggacgaaatcctatgatgttaccgttcaaatgaaacctctttagtagtacagtcaactctctcttagacgaacacctttgggaccggcactagctgtctgtcttagagagatgtccgtcttatagagagtcaaatagagggagcaaagaaaggcagggaccaaatctgagtgtccgttttacataggtgtccgtcttatagaggtgtctgttaagggagagttgactgtactttcacatggtactatttttttagtttgtagCTCTAACTTTTGTGTCGGTGaatgaaatcctgtggtgtgatCACTTCAAACGTTAACGAAACCTCTTCACCCGACGTGCTTTCCTAttgtactattttttttttaacaaaatcctGTGATGTGACCATTTAAAAGAAACTCCTTCTGCAGAAAATTCACATAGACATGTACAGTGGAATGGCCTGCTCTACGGACACCCACTTACTACAGACACTTGTATATAATGGATAGTTTCGCGACACTGAAAAGTCTcaaattttctctaaaaataacCCGCTAAATACAGAAACCCGGATAATACGGACACAAAGGCATGCCCCCTTAATGTCAGCATCAAacttctccttgtaatatcaatgctctgtaaaacagagtggtcatgagaattacagacatgatcacacaagatgaatttgctcgATAtgttatcaacttctccccactacttctgttcgaaatgaataggggcaacaaatgagaatgcaaatttaaaagttagcactgttatcgaTATTGAAGGAGGTTGAGACCTCTCCCAattgcaaaatgctaaaacttctaacatttgataactcaCCACTAcggctaaaactcgtagtagggaccttaagatccgaggacggcgacggcagaaaaaacgtcgctgaaaaagtgaattcgcgttctttcaatcttcatcacgattactccaagtcactaactttgtcaaatgtaggcgaaccctcctaaagttgaattcctaagaaccatattcaagttcagaaagagagaggaaatttcgacgtcgcttgtgtacttcctctgtacatcgtgaaattattaggcattttcacgtcgtagtcttgCAGTGaccgcaaagaaatgtataaaaaagcgtgatgcacgtgcaaaattgttgttttgctaattaaactttttgcttttgtggtgttcccgttgccgtctccgtcgtcggatcttaaggtccctaataatgACGCTGCCTTACGCACGAAAAGAAAATCtcatactcgtagtcgttctcgtcttagaatctaaaggtctttAACGTATGAGTAGCTGAGTACCTCTGTATCATCTGCACCAGGTTCCTGGTCAGGTGCTGATTAAAAAGAAAGCTGTTGATTGGTTGTTCCAGTGACTCACAGGACTCCATACAGTTCCACGGAGGAGAAACAGCCATGACTCCAACAAGACCTGAACTCTCACAGTCACCCACTTCATTTAAATAATTCATAAGGATCATCCTGTAAAAACAAAACGTGAGTCTTCAAAAAATTTCTTAACGCTTACGTCCAAAGACAGGCCgaaattaattttctccttaAGATATCAAccaataatcaagaaaaaactaACAAGAATTAATAACGTGATCACCTAAAAGAAAACGCTTTGATCTCTAAGCAAATTCTTCCTACTAAtcttaaaagaaatgcaagaaaatCGGCCTGAAGAATTTAAAAGTGGATATAATGGCTTAAATGGTTAACAACTTCAGTACTAACAGTGAGTCTAGAAATGGGAGTAGCCTGGGATTTGAAATTTTCTTGCGTATTGTCTTCATCAATCTTTCTTTAGCACAGTCAAATTAGGATTAGCAGAGTGGTAAGAGTGTGGCCTtctctgaggggagggggggaagggtCCAAAGTTTGATTGACTTCCTAGTTAGACCTCAAACTTTTGTTTCAGCTTCTCCCTTTCTGTGCAACATTAAGTAGCTTTTTATACCTTTAAAATGGAGCACTAATGGAGAGAGGGGGTAAAATGAGTGCATCGTCGACCTCAGGTTTCTCAGTTTTAAAGTACTATAATTACAAGTTAACCCTTTGAGtctcaatagtgaccaacatcaattttctcctaacaatatccatacattgttaagagaaatggttatgagaattagtgAAATGATCACCtgagaaaaatgctttgatcttttatcaaattctctcaactagtcttcaaggaaatgtaagGAACTTCCAATCTGGAGAATTTGAATAATGATATTGGAGCTTAAAGGGTTAGCGAAATAAAATAAGGACCTTTACCTATTACTATTACTTACTAATTTGGggatgacaaaaaaaaacaacaacgaagaCGACTTTATTGGAAACCAAACTATTTAAAAATGCATTTCAAAGTATCACTGCAATAGAAAAGGGCCCTACCAGCCGTTCGAAAATAGTAGGGGACATTTTCCCAGTTGGCTCACACAGTGCCTTATATGCCAGCATCCAAGCTTAGAGTAGATAGAGCAATGCCTAATTTACTGTATTTGTGAGAACAAAGCCCCAAGTGACTTTTTATACTAAGGCTTGATTCTCCTACCAACTAGCCTTGAATATGCTTGAGAATCAAAGGGAGAATTTGATTTTATATCAGAAGTCACTTGGGGTCTTACTGGTGTTCCATTGACCACTCAAATAATAGTATGTAAAGAcgaaacaaaatattgttttcctATCATCCATAGCTTTAGTTGTTTCAatcaaatacagtcaaacctccatgcGTGACCACTTCTTGCAAGCAAACACCTCCCATAAGTCACcacttatccaaaacaccaagATTTTCCAAGTCAAAGCCTTATAGTAGTTGAAACCCCTCGTAAACAACCGTCTCTCATAAGCCACACAGGCCACTTTTTCAGATGGCGGTTTTATAATTTTCCGTTGTTCTTTACCTTTTCTAATCGACCACCTGATAGAAAGGTCTGATCTGTGTGTTCACTGTATGTACAACACTACTCAGAGTATGAAAAGAACTTCTAGAAACAACATGGATTTAGTTATTGTgggtgacaagaggagcccCCAATCCtgatctccaggttgttattacatTTACTTTGACTTCCACtaaaaatgaatggaatgcacagaatgcCATATGAACACACGCGTTTGGAGCTTCTATCACCCGTAATCTGATCACACGCATTTTGGCTATCTGTCATGTAAAACTTATGAAAAGTACAGcgctggagcaaaagcgttttgaccttcaaTCATTGTCGCCCGCAATCAATAACCTTTTGTTATTACTAGTATTATAACCTAAAAATCGCATACAATACATTCTCTCCAAAAAAGGCGTTGGGTTCGGACTTCTTCTAGGAAGAGACCCCCTATGGTTTGATTCTCGTAAGCATAACCTTCTATAAGCGGCCACTAActcttcgcattttgggtggttgcttacaggaggtttgactgtaataagGAATGCCTTACCCTCCCATAGAAATTCCCATGCCAAATATTGGTGATCCTGGGTAGATTCTGTGAATGTGCGATAGAACAAACTTGAGGTCTTCAGTATTGGCTGCACAGAAGGTCCTTGGAGTCTGAAATTAAAGGTAGGCATAAATTTTACTACAATGCACTTTATCACCATCATCCACAAGGAAAGGTTCGACCTGACTCACATTAAAAGTGATTGAAACACTTGTGTAGCCACTAACAGGCCTTTGAATTATATTTACCTTTAACTGGGAGGCTCCAAATCCTCTTTGATTAGCAACAATTGTCCTGTTATGTAAAATAGAGGTAAGGAAAAAATATCTTTGTTAATGTTtaaggtcaaaattaaattcaggtttaaATTATCGAttaaacctaggttgattctcaatttcctttgtctcctagccctaatttcATGAATAATTCAGGCTAGGAGACTGAAAGGATATAGTGAATAACaggtgaaaaaaattttaacctgaatttaatctTGACCTGTAACATTTAGATTTAAGGAGCAGGGTAGAGGTATCCTCTATCAACAGGAGAAGTAAGGCAATTCCTTCCCTCCACTTGCTTACGGGTCACCTATGGGCAGGGTGGAGTATCAGGTCTGCCGGCACCAGGGTTGGTGAGGTCATGGGAGCGGGTGATACATATTTTTGAAGAAGCACCTGATGCTATAACTTACAGTGTTGACTCTCAAGATTGGAGCCAGGCATAGGATCTCCCTACTTTGGAAACTGGCTGGGGCCAGGCTGGGGGAAAGACTCATAACCCTACTTCCTGAGACAATTTTATCCCAACTATCCAAGACCAAACAATGGAAACATGAGAAAGAATGCAAGGACAGAAACTATTTCTGCTGTGAGGTCGAGGAGGCAATGTCCTATGGGGATAACTAGGACTGAGTAGTTGTAGTAACATTTACATATTAAGCAAGATATTGACTAGTAATACAAGCACAAGAGGTTTTTGTAACAACAAGTCTCATTTTTGGTGGCTTTTGCTTGTCCTTACGCTCATGTCAAGCAGGAACCAGTCAATGATCTGTCaacagctgtaaaaatgacCAAAGGGTTACTCCGTTTCTGGGATAACggagggtttgtttactacaaaagagAGTCCACAGTCCGTCTTTTATCGTCTCGTCCCAATCCATAACGTAGTGGCTTTGCAATCCCACAGGCTGAGATAAGAAGACGGATTGTAAGAGAAAAGgtggactgcaagcagtctaaaaCCCACTATGAATGGGATCAACATAAGCAttagaacaagaaaaacagagggTTTGATACTTCTATGTGTCCCAGCTCTCCTTACTGGACAAGTCCAGCATTCTAACTCACCTCACTCCTAACTTTTCACCCAGTACCACCAAATGACGGCTATAGCTTGTCTCACTTCCACCTAAAATAATAATGGTTTGAACAAGATAAATGACACATTTTCAATATCATTCACCATTCATTTAGTTCTTAGTTAAGTTTAAAAggtttcatacaaaaaattgcaaccatttttcaaagacttttcaaggaccacattagatTTCCAAGGACTACCTACTAGGAATaaaatttcacagattgtaAACAAATGCACATTCCTAATCTATTCTAATAAGACTTTAAAGCATGAACTGTTTtcttcaccaacttctctacaattttcaaattgatagttaattattgcatgaAACATAGAGCACTTtgtgtaaataacctttaaatacTCTGAGctttgatttatattctgtcttggacaatcaaaaagcatcaaaaaactctttccaggccactacattcaacgttgaagaaaattcaaggacttttcaagactgccCGAACCCAGTATGTGGTTAAAACCTCTAGTGTAGCACTTAAATCTCTTATAAACAAACAGCCTAAAATATGTGTATTTATAACACCAACTTCCTCTAACTGAAAGGTATATGTGTAAGAGATTTTTGAAGGCCATCAAAAGGAATTTGAATACTGATATTAGCATCTTGGAATTAATTACTAACCAGTGAGTCCAGGAAGTATTAACACAGTAGGTCTTGTTGTGGCATCGTTATAAACAGTGCTGTCATCATTGTCAAACCAGTCCAAGCAAACAATCCCTTTGTCCGGTGTTTCCAAAGTCTCCCTAAAGTGACAAAAATGTTACACATAGCATCAACGTTCGTTGTCATAAAAATTCATGATCAGATCGTGCACATCACCACTACAGTCATTGTTATTGCCATCATTGTCGTCACTGCTATTATTAGATTTTcaaaaagtccttaaattttaaTCCTTGTTGGTTATGGTATTCTGAAGGACTTTTCATACCTGTTTGGTGCGAAATTCACCAATCAAAAATTCCAGGGGTGACGTCATGACAATTGACTAATATAGGAGACTGAGAGTTTTAGCATGATGTAACCCGAGGAGCCCTAGCAAAAAGCctacattttcttttcctgtgTAAATTTATAACAAGATTCAAATCCATTCAGGCGAAACAAGTCAACCTTCTGACTTTGTCGCAACTTCATTATATTGAAGCTCGCTTCACTCCCTTTTCctcataataatgataataataataatttataaatttaataTATTGCCTTTTAGTATATAAATGATCAAAAGCCCTTTACAGTCATActaattaaaatttataaaataaatctaTGATAGTCAtagataaaactgaaaaaaaaactgtaaaaatacgtaaatcaaataaaatgaaaataaaatctaGTTAAAGATCGCATCACTCTATTGTTTTATAACATCCTTAGGGGGGTATGTTGGCAACTTTAGGTACTAGATCATTTCCTGCTGCTGCCCCTACATTGTGGAACAGCCTTCCTGTGCATATCTGTGATATCGAATCGAATCAGTGTGCACATTTAAGAGACAAGTCAAGACATATCTTTTTGGATTAGCTTTTACATAGTTTTAATGAATATGAAGAACGGGACCTAATGCTAACTAAATCACTGATGTAGCTAGGTGACATGCCATGAACGGCCTTAAAAGTAATAACattaaacttttaaaatatttagatACAATAAAACACTGGCAACCAATTAATTTAGAGAGAACTGGTGAGATGCTGTCACTACTCATACTACCTAGTGTTcaaaatacagtcaaatcctggtaactcgaaccctctatacCTCAAACTTCCCGCTAActtgaagcaattttcatttcccttcagatcattttgtatataattttacccttcaTAACTTGAACTCCCGacaactcgaacttttttctattttcccttAAAGGTTCAATTATCAGGAGTTGACTGTAAGTCTTGCCGTGGTATTCTGGACTCGTTATAGCTTACAAATCTGATATTTGGGCAGCCCATAAAGTGAACTATTACAGTAATCTAGTCTTGAGGTCCCAAAAGGATTAACTGCCTGACTGAAGGTATCCTTCAAcaaaaatgttgaaatttgACGGATGTTATGAATATGTTAGAAACAGGCTTTACATATTTGTTTAATATGATTGTTCATACTTAGtgaattatcattatcatcatgatAATTAGCCTGCATAACGGACACTTTATGAGAGTGCCCTGGAGGGCTACGTAGCTCGCAGGCTACTGTTACCtccactttttttaaatttatcaaaaatcTGTTGAGGATTTATAACACAGTACATTTACAGTTTACTGATGAATTGAACTAAATATGAATTCCACTATATGAAGAAGGAAGTCGACATCGCAATTCTTCAAACCAATTGACCATGCCGAGGCTAAtcataaaatttttttaaggagGGACATTTCAAACACATGCCACAACCCTTTGAACATATAGTAATGGTTTGCAAGTGGATCTTAAAACTGTAGCTTCCGATCACTTTTTATCCTAAAAAAAAGAACTCTTAGACCAAAagtcgatagaaatcgataatcACTTGACATTTGTGATCGACTTTTATTGATTACGATATTTGTCGATTGATGAGTATCGATTTTTATCAACAACAATCGGTTTCTATCGGTTATCGGAATTATCGACATGTAACGTTCTGGAAGAAAGGTTGAATGATAGCCACTCACATTATGGCGTTCGCTACGAGCACATTTTGTACGGTAACTAGGGCTCAAGAAGAATGATTATTAACTTCCTAAggaaaaaacagtgaaaaaatacCTTCTAAAGGGAACTGAAGGTTTGGACCTGATCACCGCTCGAATTACTGTTTGCGCTCGAgctccaaaacaccaaaaagtTGGCCAATAATATTCGTTTACCATGGGACAACTTTGCAAGAGGAACTCTCGAAATGGACCTTCTTTGCCGATCAATCGAGGCCTTTGAACGACGTGAAACAAATAATACGAGACGTACGTGACCAGCAGAACAGTCAACACGGGAAGCCATTGCCACTGATAAAGGATATGAAGAAACTCTTCCAGGGATTGCATTTTGAGGACAAAATGCTGCTAAAAAGAGCTGACAGGTCTTAGTTTGTTGTGAAACGAAGGACGAAGCGGACTTTGAGTATATTTGACTCTTGGATTAACAGTAGTGTCTAGGTCACCGCCGTCCAAAGACGACCAAGGAAAAACGAAAGAGACTGGAACTTCGCATGACAATGACGGTCGCAGTTcgaagttaaaaaaatacatttcaatTTCCTCAAATACTTTCATAGTTTTAGCTTTAAACAACATCTGAAGGTCTGAATTGTGAAGATTTAATAttctaattaatttttcttcaaaatgacGGAGTTATTTACTCACTACGAACAACAGTTCGGAAATATCAGCGCTGAAATTACGGCGAAAATTTGCAAGATTCCGAACCTTCATGGATGTAAGTTTGATTGTGAATTTGACAATTTGTTGAAATTGACTCGTGTTGTAGCTTCTTTTAAACTTAAAACggcgttattttattttttcctttagcaTCGAAGAAGGGTGCAGTCAGCGACGTCGAACGATGCTTTGATGAAGCTCGTGAATTGGTAAGAAACGAAAGATTTATGATTTCAAGATTGAATGAAAAAGAATCAACTTTATTAAGCTTATGTTGAATATCATTGTGTTTGTGTATGCGTCTTATTCCCTTTACATCTGTAAGATTCgataaacatttaattttgacagcCGTCTTTTATCCACACAATGGTCAGGCTCAGATTGCTCAAAACTCTCAGTATCATTATTAAAGTTTATTCAGATGTCAATTTGGTAAAAATCTAAAAAACTCTGAAAACACGGTTTCTTTTTGTCACTGCGattgttctttccttttcttaaatCTTAATAGATAAATATATTTGGCACAATTACACCAGTCCATTAAATTATTAACATTGTTTCTGATTGATATTGGACTAGAGtgtcatttcatttttaataaaGTAACGCTTCCTGTAAGAACTATAGAAAACTCAACAACGCAGCAGGATCTAGACGGTAGTGTGTTTCCAATTAACCTATTGAAATCCAGCCCTGTGATTGGCTAGAAAACGAAAAAGGCTAAAAACTGATAGTAACATATTGAAAATTTCCTTGAAGTTCTAAGGTTCCATATATGGAATTTGGCTATTGTTTCGTATATGTAAATTTCAAGAGAATCTTATGTGGGGTTAagagaggccctgccagggtaaattctgacaagcgacatggcccaaaaagttgCGACAGCGCGTAAAATAaaatcgcgacaagagacaacctccctaaGCTAAATTGCAACGGTGACagcaaagccgacaataagcgacaagcatttataaataTCGACacaagacgttttaaaattcagatggGCGACATGGGACCCCCCCTTGGCAGGGCCTCTTAATAACCATAGTTATGGCCCATCTTGACCTTTACACTGAGTATCCATCATCTTCTATTGTTATCTCAGCCTGAAACAGTGGTTATTCCTAGTCCTTTTTTAATAATTGTAAATTTTATGTATCTTTTTTCTAAAATTGATAGTACGTTAGTATATTATGCCTTTTGTGACTGTATGCCACATTATTTTCACTTTGAAGGCATTTTAGTGATCCACGTGCGTCATACCCATGAACCTGTCAAAAAATGatgaaagaaaagtaaaatattgttcTCTGGACTGTTATCAGAGAAAATGCGCAGCTCCCTacatacaattttttttccctttctgtATCTGCAAAGATTAATAGAAAATATATACAGTAAGCAAAATctcagcaaaatttttgggctttaataaataaaattttcttcaaacaaTTTGAATTTCATGCCAAATGGCCTTTTAACTAATAAGAAGGCTCATCTGGGGCTTTAATGTTCACATGTTGGCTCACCATATGAAAAAACGGCTATCATTGCCGCTGCCTATTGTTTTTCACCATAGTTTTTAAGCAAACCGTTCCTTcatttttcattcagttttctcttcaaaatgtttttttatcaGAGTATTAGATCTTGATCTATTTTTCCACAAAGTTTTAGCTTGCATTGTTTATCTTGGTACATGTAGGTGTCTTACTCTCTTATTTATCTAACTCCCAACTTTTGCCAAGTCGCATGCTTGTGATTTTTGCATCCATATTACCTGACCGTCTGAAAAATTTGAACCTTGCCAATGATGTTCTGATGACTTCCAAAAATTAGCAAAGATTCCCAGATTTCCAAGGGTCTCCAAACTGTAGGGAAGGGAAGCGCCAAACAAGTCTTGGCGCCATCTTGCTGAGATCACACATATGTTGGCAAGATTACCAAGAAACATTGTGCTGAGATCACCTTTATACCCTAGATTGTGGATAACATATTTGTTGGTATTTTTTGGAATTAATATTAATTGTGCCCTATTTATGTGAAATTGCCCTATATGCATTTGATCAAAGTTTTTTATCCTTAGGCGAATGACACACACATAATAGGTGTGAGTTGGCAACTATGTATTTACTCAGGAAATCATCCTTCCCTGAATATCATTAGACActgtggtttttcttttctagaTAGAACAAATGGAGTTGGAAGTTAGAGAAGTTACAGGTGAAGAGAAAGCAAGATTAAATAACAGACTCAAAGCCTACAAGAATGAAATGCAGAGATTTGAGCAAGACTTGGTAAGCTGCCATTCCCAAATAAAAATACGTGTATATGGCCTGAGTGGGTGCACCTCTTAAATGAGCTTTGTCGCCTgtaatcctaatctccaggttgttattatgcATGCATTGCATGTATGTACTCAGCatttgtttggacttccactaagaatatGAATGGAATGCGCAgaatgcaatttgatcacgcgcatTTGGACCTCTGTCACTCGTAATATGATCAcacgtgttttgaccatctgtcacgtgacACTTTTTGAAAGCACATCGATTGAGCAAAAGCGTATTGACCTTCCATCATTGTCGCCTGCACtctgtaacctttggttattactaacCCAGTATGTAGTTaccatctttgattttgaaaGGAGAAGAAGTCAGTTGAGTTCAGAAAATGATTAGTTTTGATGAGGCCCTCTAAGGTGGAGTGCAGATGTCCACTGTCTGAATTTCAAACCTGAGTGGAAAAACTTGCAACAACCATGCTAGtggaaaattgtaaacaaattgGCACAAGCAGGGCAGTGTTAGCAGACCATATCTTTTCAATTTGTTCCTAGACAACTTAGAAATAGATGGGCATGATGATATAGCTTTATTTAAATATGCTGGCGATACTACCATCTTAGTAACGTTCCCTAGAGGTTTATCTGATCGATCTGACTTTGCTTCATCCAAATTTATGGACTAGATGTCTGCAAATGGTATATGGATGCAAGTAGTAAATGCAAGGAATTACTTTTGCATGAGAAAGGGAATCCAGCAGCTTATCCAGTGTTACACAATATCAAGCAATATAATACTATCTCCTTGTTGGAAGTTATAATACAAAGTAATTGTATGTGTAAGTTTAGTTTGCATGTTAAAGCTAAACTTAATGAAGCCAACAATTATTTGAATCCAACATTTATTATGAAGCTGACATTTATATAGACTTCTAATTATTAGAAGTCTGTGCAAGGGAGAATATACACAAGGAGAAACTGACGTTCTTTTTTTGCGATTGTGCCAGGTCTAAAATAATATATGTATGGCCTTTCAGTTTACACGGCTACCATTTCAAACCACACCTGTGTGCAAAG encodes the following:
- the LOC140946493 gene encoding phospholipase ABHD3-like — protein: MQSLEEFLHILYQWQWLPVLTVLLVTYVSYYLFHVVQRPRLIGKEGPFREFLLQSCPMVNEYYWPTFWCFGARAQTVIRAVIRSKPSVPFRRETLETPDKGIVCLDWFDNDDSTVYNDATTRPTVLILPGLTGGSETSYSRHLVVLGEKLGVRTIVANQRGFGASQLKTPRTFCAANTEDLKFVLSHIHRIYPGSPIFGMGISMGGMILMNYLNEVGDCESSGLVGVMAVSPPWNCMESCESLEQPINSFLFNQHLTRNLVQMIQSNLEVFESHLGNLPFDIHHVLKSRTIREFDDRFTSPTFGYRNYEEYYSAATLHTKPLHTIRVPVLCLNAADDPFSPLHAIPLDALAENPLVAMVLTSYGGHIGFVEGAGIEGTNYMERLFVQFTKGIFELVEKGRLQEVIEKAHS